Within Elusimicrobiota bacterium, the genomic segment AGGAAACCGCGAGGTCCAGATCCTCCAGGGCCTCCTTTTTGCGGCCTAGGCGCTTGAGCACCTCGGCTCTCCAAGCGCGGATCCAGCCCGACTCGGGCTCGAGCGCCGCGGCCCGATCCATCTGCGCTAGGCCCTCTCTTGGGTCCTCCAAGGGACTGGCCTCGGGGCGCTGGCCGCTCAGCGCCCGCCCCAAAAAAGCTCTGACCCAGGCCCTGCCGGGCTCTCCTTCCAGCGCCCGGCGCAAAGGCGCGATTTGGAGGTCGCTGGCTCCCAGGATCGCGGCTCGGATCGCGCAAGCCCAAGAGGCCGAGGCCTCTTGGGCTGAGAGTGTGTCCAGGCCTTGCAGAAGGATCTGGTTTTCCAGCCCCTTCTCCATAGGTCCCCTCATCCCGAAAGCCAGGTAGAGTATCCTTACGAAGCCGTCCAAATTCTCCGGATGGAGGGTGATCGCCCGATGCGCGTCCTCCACTGCCGCGGCCCGGTCTCCCATTCTCCATGCGGAGCTCGCCCTCAAGGAATAGATGCCCGGGCAGCGCGGGTGGCTCTTGGCCACCCGCGAGAAATCCCGCCGGGCTCCGTCCGGATCATGCTCGCGCTCCCGGAGCATCCCCCGCGCGATCAGGGCGCAGGCAAGCTCCGGAGCGAGCTCGACGGCCTTATCGAGGCAAACCGCGGCCGGGCTGTTTCGGCCCAAGGAGAAAAGCGCGAAGCCTTTCCATAAATGAAAGGGACCGGCTCCGGGATCGAGCTCCAAGGCCTTATCGAAATCCTCGGCGAAGCCGGCCGAGCCGGCGCTGGCCTTAAGCTCCCCGCGGAAGGCGTAGGCTGTCGCGAGCTTCGGATCGAGGGCCGCGGCCCTGTCAAGGTCCGAGAGCGCTCCCGTCGCGTCCCCAAGGATGCGGCGCACCCTGCCCCGCGCCGCCAGCGCGCGCGCGGAGGGCGGAGAGTCGCCCTCCGCGGAGAGAAGAAAGAGGGCCTTTTCGTAGACTTGCCTCCTGTAGCGGCCGTGCTCGGGCAGAAAAAACTCCCGAAGGAATCGGATGTCTCCCGCGACCGCCGGACAGTCCCATAGGAGGTCGAGCCACTTCTGGCCCTCCAGCAGAGCGAGGGCCTTGTCGAGCCTCATTTGCGCAGCCCGGCCTGTATCTGCCGCCGACGCGACCACCAGGAAGGAGCCGCGCGCAGAGCCTCCTCATAATCGCGCCGCGCGTTCTTGAACTGCTTCAAGCCTTCCCAAAGAGCGGCCCTGGTCGAGAGGGCCTCGGCCAACAGCAACGAGCCCGGCCCTTGGGGCCGGGCGAGCGCTATGGCCCGGCCGGCGCTTTCCATGGCCTCTGCCGAGCGGCCGAGGCGCTGCAATGCCACGCTGCAGTTAAGATGCGCCTCCGCGTCCCCTGGCGCTGCGTCGCGCACGCGCATGAAATCCTTGAGCGCCTCCGCCGCCTCGCCGCGCAGGAACAGCCAGACCCCGCGGGCCTTGAGCTCTGAAACCGAAAGCTTCTCGCCCGCGGCGGCCGAGGGTGGGGACAGGGGAGGAACCGGCTCACGGGAGGCGCGCGCGCCCTTGCGGCACTCCGAGTTGGCGGGTTCGACCGCGTAAGCCTCGGAAGGCCGCGGCGGCCGCGGCACGGCCTTGCCGTGAATTTCCTTGGCCCGCGCCAGCTCCGCGAAGGCTTCCAAGAGCTCGGGGTAGAAGTCATTCAAGGTGGGATAGAGGTCGCGCCGGGCTTCGTAATCGGCCAGCCTGTCGATGACGACCTGCAGGTAAGGCAGTTTTTCCTCCTGCTCGGCCGTGGGGTGCCAGACATCCTCCTTCGTCCTGCCGGCGCGCTTGGCCCAGGCCAGCATGCGCCAGGCGACACCCTGCGCCACGTGCTCGCGCAGGCACTGAGCCCAGAACCCGTAGCAGTGATCGGCGACGGGCGCAAATAGAGCGCTCGTCGCCTGCACCTCTGCCGGGAAATCCCGCAGGCGCCGGTCGAGCAAAGTATGGGAAAGCTCGTGCCAGAGGTCCCAGCGCCGGTTCCAAAACTGGAATTGTGGTATCCCGGAACGGATCTCCGTGGGGCCGAGCGTGGCGAAAATAGAATGACCGGCCTTCCCGTCCTCCGAGCATTCGATATGATTCATGTTCCCCTCCTGCCGCGGACCGCGCAAAGGGCAGAGCATCATCGAATAGCGGGCGCGCACCTCAAGGCCGGAATACTCCTCAAGCATGGAGGCATAGTCCCGGTCCTTCATCTCCGAGACGACCTCGCCCACCAAACTCCGGTACAGGGGGCGGTGGGAGTTGAAGAATTCCATGAAGCGGCAGTCTCGGGCGAAGGCCTTGAGGAGCGAGACGAGCCTTTCCACCTCGGAGGGAAGCTCGTGCTTAGTCGCCAACTCCGGAGGATCGCCCAAGTCCAGCATCATCCGTTGGGCGCCCACGGCGTCCAAGCCCGCGAGCCTGGCGCGCCGGTACGCCTCGACCGCCGGATGTCCCCGGAGCCTCCAGAAACGCCTCCGGACCTCGCGGGCATAGTCCGAGTCGTTTAGGGCAAAGCCGTCGAGACCCGGAACCTCTCCGGCCAGGACGTGGACGACGGCCAAGAGCTCGATGCGGGGGTCGAGGCTCACCGACGGGTATGGAAACGACCTCTCCCCGGCTACGGCCGAGGAGCAAAACCAAGCCAACACGGCGATAAGCATCTTCATTGGGTCCCTCCAGGCGCTAAGGCCCTGTCAAGTAATAATATGATCAATTTGGCCGAGCGCTTTTGGAGCGAGACAAGGAGCAAGGAGCGAGCATACCCGCAGCGGTATGTGAGCGACGAGCGACGCAGGCGCAGCCCAAAAGCGCTCGGCCCCTTCGGGGAAGCCCGAGCTTGGCCGATTTCTTCGTTGCTCCTCGGTCACATAGCTACCGCTATGCTCCCTCGTCGCGCCTCGAACTCGCCTCAAGCTCGGGCCTCCAAATTGATCATA encodes:
- a CDS encoding DUF4932 domain-containing protein; translated protein: MKMLIAVLAWFCSSAVAGERSFPYPSVSLDPRIELLAVVHVLAGEVPGLDGFALNDSDYAREVRRRFWRLRGHPAVEAYRRARLAGLDAVGAQRMMLDLGDPPELATKHELPSEVERLVSLLKAFARDCRFMEFFNSHRPLYRSLVGEVVSEMKDRDYASMLEEYSGLEVRARYSMMLCPLRGPRQEGNMNHIECSEDGKAGHSIFATLGPTEIRSGIPQFQFWNRRWDLWHELSHTLLDRRLRDFPAEVQATSALFAPVADHCYGFWAQCLREHVAQGVAWRMLAWAKRAGRTKEDVWHPTAEQEEKLPYLQVVIDRLADYEARRDLYPTLNDFYPELLEAFAELARAKEIHGKAVPRPPRPSEAYAVEPANSECRKGARASREPVPPLSPPSAAAGEKLSVSELKARGVWLFLRGEAAEALKDFMRVRDAAPGDAEAHLNCSVALQRLGRSAEAMESAGRAIALARPQGPGSLLLAEALSTRAALWEGLKQFKNARRDYEEALRAAPSWWSRRRQIQAGLRK
- a CDS encoding tetratricopeptide repeat protein; amino-acid sequence: MRLDKALALLEGQKWLDLLWDCPAVAGDIRFLREFFLPEHGRYRRQVYEKALFLLSAEGDSPPSARALAARGRVRRILGDATGALSDLDRAAALDPKLATAYAFRGELKASAGSAGFAEDFDKALELDPGAGPFHLWKGFALFSLGRNSPAAVCLDKAVELAPELACALIARGMLREREHDPDGARRDFSRVAKSHPRCPGIYSLRASSAWRMGDRAAAVEDAHRAITLHPENLDGFVRILYLAFGMRGPMEKGLENQILLQGLDTLSAQEASASWACAIRAAILGASDLQIAPLRRALEGEPGRAWVRAFLGRALSGQRPEASPLEDPREGLAQMDRAAALEPESGWIRAWRAEVLKRLGRKKEALEDLDLAVSLDPEYRLAFAWRSMLREESGDLAGAAADMSKCLEALPRPSFYRRRAFLEWEGSDSGRPLEDIALCVELSFSDALLHSALDWLVRDPAAEAFSAERSRMRARPPGPRDWKRLKKAVPALRSIPGGGLVVLSEAKLRSVADREPRRRALALAWLGRSRLMAGRAREALAVLDQSLELSPDSFLARAWASDACRGTGDFERALVEADRALALRPSYIPVRLGRAAALWALGNFSGCAQEVLSACRRHPESAAIFCLWTRWTLPVLWRPRSGLEAEGRLALVEAAFRAGFSRKALALARGLSAAALGPRGRRLLDALRAAADRARPAGRAL